One stretch of Tepidibacter hydrothermalis DNA includes these proteins:
- a CDS encoding nucleoside deaminase, with product MEDSFYMKEALKEAHKAYLKEEIPIGAIIVKDNKIIARAHNLRETIKDPTAHAEILAIREAAKVLGGWRLIGCKLYVTMEPCIMCLGAISESRIKTLVIGTKNTKTSDSEYKLKLKQDFLQDKDIDISFGVLEEATSSIVKNFFRKLRKR from the coding sequence ATGGAAGATTCTTTTTACATGAAAGAAGCTTTGAAAGAAGCTCATAAAGCTTATTTAAAAGAAGAAATTCCCATAGGAGCTATTATAGTTAAAGATAACAAAATAATAGCAAGAGCACATAACTTAAGAGAAACAATTAAGGACCCAACAGCTCATGCAGAGATACTCGCTATAAGAGAGGCTGCAAAAGTTTTAGGAGGGTGGAGGCTTATAGGATGTAAATTATACGTGACTATGGAGCCGTGTATTATGTGTTTGGGAGCTATAAGTGAATCGAGAATAAAAACATTAGTAATTGGAACTAAAAATACTAAGACTTCAGATTCTGAATATAAGCTCAAATTAAAGCAAGATTTCTTACAAGATAAAGATATAGATATATCATTTGGAGTATTAGAAGAAGCAACATCTTCTATTGTAAAGAATTTTTTTAGGAAACTAAGAAAGCGCTAA
- the recR gene encoding recombination mediator RecR, protein MQTYSGPISSLIEEFSKLPGVGKKTAQRLAFHVINMNMIDVEKLSEALINAKKQIKYCSVCCNITDSSKCNICSNPNRTEDTICVVEDPRDVAAMEKTKEFMGKYHVLHGVISPMEGVGPEMIKIKELLQRLNNETVKEIILATNPTIEGEATAMYISRLIKPLGIKVTRIAHGLPVGGDLEYADEVTISKALEGRREI, encoded by the coding sequence ATGCAAACTTATTCAGGCCCTATATCAAGCCTTATAGAGGAGTTTTCAAAACTTCCTGGTGTTGGTAAAAAAACAGCACAAAGATTAGCTTTTCATGTTATAAATATGAATATGATAGATGTAGAGAAATTATCTGAAGCATTAATAAATGCTAAAAAACAGATAAAATACTGTTCTGTATGCTGTAATATAACGGATTCTAGTAAGTGTAATATATGCTCTAATCCAAATAGAACAGAAGATACTATATGTGTTGTAGAAGATCCAAGAGATGTAGCTGCTATGGAAAAAACTAAAGAATTTATGGGCAAATACCATGTTCTTCATGGAGTAATATCTCCAATGGAGGGTGTAGGTCCTGAGATGATAAAAATAAAGGAACTTCTTCAAAGGTTAAATAATGAAACTGTTAAGGAAATTATACTGGCTACTAATCCGACAATAGAAGGAGAAGCTACTGCTATGTATATATCTAGACTTATAAAGCCTTTAGGTATTAAAGTTACTAGAATTGCACATGGTCTTCCTGTAGGAGGAGATCTGGAGTATGCAGATGAAGTAACTATATCAAAAGCTTTAGAAGGAAGAAGAGAGATATAA
- a CDS encoding YbaB/EbfC family nucleoid-associated protein has product MAKKGFPGMGGNMNNMLKQVQKMQRDMEKMQGQLEEKEVEASVGGGAVIVKVNGKKEILDIAIKPEVVDPDDIEMLQDLVLTAVNEALRSADEMVNSQMSKVTGGLNLPGMF; this is encoded by the coding sequence ATGGCTAAAAAAGGATTCCCAGGAATGGGTGGAAATATGAATAATATGTTAAAACAAGTTCAAAAAATGCAAAGAGATATGGAAAAAATGCAAGGACAGCTTGAAGAGAAAGAGGTTGAGGCTTCTGTTGGTGGAGGAGCTGTTATAGTTAAGGTTAATGGTAAGAAAGAGATACTAGATATAGCTATAAAGCCAGAAGTTGTAGATCCTGATGATATAGAAATGCTTCAAGATTTAGTTTTAACTGCTGTTAATGAAGCGTTAAGAAGTGCAGATGAGATGGTAAATTCTCAAATGTCTAAGGTAACAGGTGGACTTAATCTTCCAGGAATGTTTTAG
- a CDS encoding M48 family metallopeptidase produces the protein MEEEISLQMKDLVHPKEKILYRLCVLITIVGVIGSIMAIILGLVDKEEMQTIMGGFAIIFVVIYQLGKMYAKTQVNSIKLSKRQFPEVYEIIEDFAQKLEMKKIPEVYVVQQGGVLNAFAATFFSRDYIQINIDIFEIAYREHKDLDALSFVIGHEMGHIKMGHTKLKYILLTFASNLIPIVGATLSRAREYTCDRHASYLCPQGRKSLVLLAAGKHMYKNVDVEEVVKQGQYQKGIFQWFANATASHPVLAKRMKALMDLDTPGRLF, from the coding sequence ATGGAAGAAGAAATAAGTTTACAGATGAAAGATTTAGTTCATCCTAAAGAAAAAATATTATATAGATTATGTGTATTAATAACTATAGTAGGCGTTATAGGGAGTATTATGGCTATTATACTAGGTCTTGTAGATAAAGAAGAAATGCAGACTATAATGGGTGGATTTGCAATTATATTTGTAGTTATATATCAATTGGGAAAAATGTATGCAAAAACTCAAGTAAACTCTATAAAGCTGTCTAAAAGACAATTTCCAGAGGTTTATGAAATTATTGAAGATTTTGCTCAAAAGCTTGAAATGAAGAAGATTCCTGAAGTATATGTAGTTCAACAAGGCGGAGTTTTAAATGCTTTTGCAGCTACTTTTTTCAGTAGGGATTATATTCAAATAAACATAGATATATTTGAAATTGCTTATAGAGAACACAAGGATTTAGATGCTCTATCTTTTGTTATAGGGCATGAGATGGGTCATATAAAAATGGGACATACGAAGCTTAAATATATACTATTAACTTTTGCTAGTAATTTGATTCCCATAGTAGGAGCTACTTTATCACGAGCAAGAGAATATACATGTGACAGACATGCTAGTTATCTTTGTCCTCAAGGAAGAAAATCATTAGTATTACTTGCGGCTGGAAAGCATATGTACAAGAATGTAGATGTTGAGGAAGTGGTTAAACAGGGTCAATATCAAAAGGGAATATTTCAATGGTTTGCAAATGCAACAGCATCTCATCCAGTTCTTGCAAAAAGGATGAAAGCACTTATGGATTTAGATACTCCAGGTAGATTATTCTAA
- the serS gene encoding serine--tRNA ligase: MLDIKRIRNDLDGIKKAMGRRGEKDFDLDLVLELDDQRKELLQEVEKMKNEQNVASKEIPNLKKEGKDTTEIMAKLKGLSDEIKVLDEKVKDVEEKIEYNLMRIPNVPNPNVPQGTTDDDNVEVRKWGEPTKFDFESKAHWDIGTDLEILDFETAAKITGSRFTLYKNLGARLERSLINFFLDTHTDAGYSEVLPPFMANRDSFVGTGQLPKFEEDMFKLEGKEYFLVPTAEVPVTNIHRNQIIEGETLPIRYCAYTPCFRSEAGSAGRDTRGLVRQHQFNKVELVHFVKPEDSYETLETLTNNAEKVLQLLGLPYRVVKICTGDLGFTAAFKYDIEVWMPSYNRYVEISSCSNFEDFQARRAGIRFKRDKKAKAEYVHTLNGSGVAIGRALAAVLENYQQADGSVVVPEVLRGYMGGVEKITK, from the coding sequence ATGTTAGATATAAAAAGAATAAGAAATGATTTAGACGGAATAAAAAAAGCTATGGGAAGACGTGGAGAAAAAGATTTTGATTTAGACTTAGTATTAGAGTTAGATGATCAAAGAAAAGAACTTTTACAAGAAGTTGAAAAAATGAAGAACGAGCAAAATGTAGCATCAAAAGAAATTCCTAACCTTAAAAAAGAAGGAAAAGATACTACTGAGATAATGGCTAAATTAAAAGGACTTTCTGATGAAATAAAAGTTCTAGATGAAAAAGTTAAAGACGTAGAAGAGAAGATAGAATATAACTTAATGAGAATACCTAATGTACCTAACCCAAATGTTCCACAAGGAACAACAGATGATGACAATGTAGAAGTCAGAAAATGGGGAGAACCAACGAAATTTGATTTTGAATCAAAGGCTCACTGGGATATAGGAACAGATCTTGAAATATTAGATTTCGAAACTGCAGCGAAAATAACAGGATCAAGATTCACATTATACAAAAACTTAGGAGCTAGACTTGAAAGATCTTTAATAAACTTTTTCTTAGATACTCATACAGATGCTGGATATAGTGAAGTACTACCTCCTTTCATGGCTAACAGAGATAGTTTTGTTGGAACAGGACAACTTCCAAAGTTTGAAGAAGATATGTTTAAGTTAGAGGGAAAAGAATATTTCTTAGTTCCTACAGCAGAAGTACCTGTTACAAATATTCATAGAAATCAAATAATAGAGGGAGAAACTCTTCCTATAAGATACTGTGCTTATACACCATGCTTTAGATCAGAAGCAGGATCTGCTGGAAGAGATACAAGAGGTCTTGTAAGACAACATCAATTTAATAAAGTTGAGTTAGTTCACTTTGTAAAGCCTGAAGATTCTTATGAAACACTTGAGACACTTACAAATAATGCAGAAAAGGTTCTTCAATTATTAGGACTTCCTTATAGAGTAGTTAAGATATGTACAGGAGATTTAGGATTTACAGCTGCATTTAAATATGATATAGAAGTTTGGATGCCAAGTTATAATAGATATGTAGAAATATCTTCTTGTTCAAACTTTGAAGATTTCCAAGCTAGAAGAGCTGGAATAAGATTCAAGAGAGACAAGAAAGCTAAAGCAGAATATGTTCATACACTTAATGGATCAGGTGTTGCAATAGGAAGAGCTCTTGCTGCAGTACTTGAAAACTATCAACAAGCTGATGGTTCAGTAGTAGTACCAGAAGTTTTAAGAGGATATATGGGTGGAGTAGAAAAAATAACTAAGTAA
- the dnaX gene encoding DNA polymerase III subunit gamma/tau — MHKALYRVYRPLKFEDVIGQEHITKTIKNQIDNNSIAHAYLFSGTRGTGKTSTAKIFARAVNCINPEDHEPCNECEICKGILNDSIMDVIEIDAASNNGVDDIRELRENVKYPPTKGKYKVYIIDEVHMLSQGAFNALLKTLEEPPYYIIFILATTEAHKIPATILSRCQKYDFKRVKVDDIVTRMKKICDDLDIQVEEKALNLIARNAGGALRDALSILDQCVSYSEDEIKYSDVVNLLGTVNIDFLFDMSKYIIEEDTKQALELLNELIICGKDIKHFLTDLIDHFRNLMVCKVSHELYEIINLPVETIDLLKNQADGIDLNSIIEIINLLSETQNNIKYSSNPRISLEITIMKLSQPVLKLDDDSIINRIQNIENVIKNGVSISRNDNNIENKNNISRNRSIKNEPQVQKTKKPKNPDVLEIENSWMQILEYMKNDKQMSIQAMLKEINDFEMENNTLIMLVDDNFKFIKDRLNRDEEKSYIKSVINNITGQNINIKIELKSNMVNNSTNDQEDEGIKILENVFPKEMIQVKDSIKET, encoded by the coding sequence ATGCATAAGGCATTATATAGAGTTTATAGGCCGTTAAAGTTTGAAGATGTAATAGGTCAAGAACATATAACAAAAACAATAAAAAATCAGATAGATAACAATAGTATAGCTCATGCGTATTTGTTTTCTGGAACAAGAGGTACAGGGAAAACATCTACTGCTAAGATATTTGCAAGAGCGGTTAATTGTATTAATCCAGAGGATCATGAGCCTTGCAATGAATGTGAAATTTGTAAAGGTATATTAAATGACAGTATAATGGATGTTATTGAAATAGATGCTGCATCCAATAATGGAGTAGATGATATAAGAGAGTTAAGAGAGAACGTAAAATATCCACCAACAAAGGGTAAGTATAAAGTGTATATAATAGATGAGGTACATATGTTATCTCAAGGAGCCTTTAATGCATTATTAAAGACATTAGAAGAACCTCCATATTATATAATATTTATACTTGCAACTACTGAAGCGCATAAAATACCTGCAACCATATTATCAAGATGTCAAAAATATGATTTTAAAAGAGTTAAAGTTGATGATATAGTTACGCGTATGAAAAAAATATGCGATGATTTGGATATACAAGTAGAGGAAAAGGCTCTGAATTTGATAGCAAGAAATGCAGGAGGCGCATTAAGAGATGCTTTAAGTATATTAGATCAGTGTGTATCATATAGTGAGGATGAAATTAAATATTCTGATGTAGTTAATCTTCTTGGAACTGTCAATATAGATTTTTTATTTGATATGAGTAAATACATAATAGAAGAAGACACGAAACAGGCACTTGAATTATTAAATGAATTGATAATTTGCGGTAAAGATATAAAGCATTTTTTAACTGATTTGATAGATCATTTTAGAAACTTAATGGTTTGTAAAGTATCTCATGAATTATATGAAATAATAAATTTGCCAGTAGAGACTATAGATTTATTAAAAAATCAAGCTGATGGCATTGATTTGAACAGTATAATAGAAATAATAAACTTATTGTCTGAAACTCAAAATAATATAAAGTATTCTTCTAATCCAAGAATATCACTTGAAATAACTATAATGAAATTATCTCAACCTGTACTTAAGTTAGATGATGATTCTATTATAAATAGAATACAAAATATAGAAAATGTAATAAAAAATGGTGTAAGTATATCTCGAAATGATAATAATATAGAAAACAAAAATAATATATCTAGAAATAGAAGTATTAAAAATGAACCACAGGTTCAAAAAACAAAAAAACCTAAGAATCCAGATGTACTAGAAATTGAAAATTCATGGATGCAGATATTAGAATATATGAAAAATGATAAGCAGATGTCTATTCAAGCGATGTTAAAAGAAATTAACGATTTTGAGATGGAAAATAACACACTTATAATGCTAGTTGATGATAACTTTAAATTTATAAAAGATAGATTAAATAGAGATGAAGAAAAATCATATATAAAAAGCGTTATAAATAATATAACAGGCCAAAATATAAATATTAAAATAGAATTAAAATCAAATATGGTAAATAATTCAACAAATGATCAAGAGGATGAAGGTATAAAAATATTAGAAAATGTATTTCCAAAAGAGATGATACAAGTAAAAGATTCTATAAAAGAAACGTAG